GTGAACCGATGTATAATGCCGAATGGTATGTCGAGCCGCCACGGGGTGCCCTCGCGCTGTATCTGCCGAATGGCGCGCCGCCCAATAGCTGGGGCATGGTCGCGTGCAAGACGATCCCGAATTATGGCGTCGAAAACTGCCAACAGCTTGGAGAATCGCCTGTAGGTTCCGGAATATCCCGAGCGCTGCGGCTCGCGGCATGGCAGTTCAAGGTGCGCCCGCCCCGTATCGGTGGACGACCGTTAATGGGCGTTTGGGTACGGATACGGTTCGACTTCACAAAGTCCGAAAAAGATACGGATAATTCGGATGGACCAAACTAAGGACTTCGTCAGGGCGCGATGGGGATGCACGTCTGTCCGCTGGCGCGAACCGAGGTGCAAAGCTTCTCAGCGGCAGCGCGTGAAATCAACGGGCCGGCGCGCAAACGCGTCAGTGGGCCAGCTTTGATCGCAAAGGCACTATAGGGACGGAGTGCAGGAATGCGTTCGCGGAGAGCAGGCCAAAGCGCACGCGCTTTGGCTTCATCGCTATATGCACCAAACTGTACGCGCCAGTTTCCACTTGGAGGCGTAACAGGCGTTTGCGGAGCTTCCGGTTTGTTTACGGCTGATTTTGCAACGGCTGGTTTGATGCCAACGGACGCCGGAGCCGCTGTTTCGATGGCGGATTTTGACTGGCGAACCTCTGGCGCACCCACGGCTGGTCGGGATGCCAGCAAGTTTTCAACGCTAATATGCGGATGTTGGGTCGCCGGCGCGGCAGAAATTGCATCGCGACTGGCATGAGCCTCAAAAGCCCCCGCCAGCGCAAGACCGCGCTGGCGCTGATCTAGCGGGATATATTTGTCCATCTGGGCAAGGCTGGTCTTGGCAGCCGGAACGCCCGCCACCGAAGCGCGCGTCATCAGAGCATAGGCACGCGGCCAGTCCTTGGCGATCATGTCGCCGTTAAAGAGCGCCGTACCAAGGATATATTGCGCGCGCGCGTTACCGCGACCGGCGGCATCTTCGATATACGGCATCGCTTCGGCACGTTTCCCCGTCTGGAACAACACGAGACCGTAATTGTCCTTGCCACCGTCGCTACCTTGTTGCGCCGCACGCCGAAACCAGTCTTCGGCGAGTTTCAGGTCGAGAGGAACGCCGCGTCCCAGTTGGTAAGCCTGCCCCAGATGAACCTGAGCATCGGGATCGCCAGCAATCGCCAGTGGGCGCCATTCGTTGATCGCCGTCGCATAGTCGCCATTTTGCCAAGCAAGGTCGCCGTTATTCGTATCCGCAAGCGCAGGGGTGGCAATCAGCGCACCGACGAGCAAAAGCAACGAAATAGATTTCATAGACAATCCTTCGGCAAACGATGCGATCATTAGCCAAGTGTGTACGCGCGGAGCAGTTAACAGCCGCTTAGCATTGTTCGGCAAGCAGAAATTCTACGACGCGATCCGCTTTGGCGCGCGATCGTTAACCCTATCTTATTCGTCTGCATGCCATCTGTCGTTCGGGACACAGGTAATCCAAGGACGTTAGATGCGGATATTGGCTTTAGCATCGCAAAAAGGCGGATCGGGCAAAACGACCCTTTCCGGGCACCTTGCAGTGCAGGCGCAACTTGCGGGGGCTGGGCCGGTCGTTCTGATCGACATCGATCCACAGGGGTCGTTGGCAGATTGGTGGAACGAGCGTGAAGCCGAGTTTCCCGCATTCGCCCAGACGACCGTGGCACGACTTGCTGCTGATCTCGAAATGCTTCGTCAGCAGGGGTTTCGTCTGGCGGTCATCGACACACCCCTGCGATTACCATGGCAATCCAAAGCGTTATTGCGGTCGCCGAACTCATCATCATCCCAACACGCCCATCGCCACATGATTTGCGCGCCGTCGGTGCCACGGTAGATTTGTGCGACCGCGCGGGCAAACCGTTGCTGTTCGTCGTCAACGGGGCGACACCCAAGGCCAAGATTACTTATGAAGCCGCAGTCGCACTGTCCCAACATGGCACAGTTGCTCCAGTTACACTCCATCACCGCGTCGATTTCGCAGCCTCGATGATTGACGGTCGCACCGTCATGGAGGTCGATGCAAAAAGCCGTTCGGCGGGCGAGGTCCGCGACTTGTGGACTTATGTATCCGACCGACTGGAAAAGAATTTCCGCCGCACCGTATTCAGCGCGCCGGGCATGACCGCGCAGGCCGCAACGGCACCTCGTGCCGCGAGTGGCTTTGGCCGCCGCGTTGTCGGTCAGTGAGCGCCGCCATGATGAACGAACCAAAGCCTTTCGCCTCGCTGTCCTCAACGCTGCTTGCTCGCAAGGGTCATGCGAAGCCTGCCATGCGGCCACAGGGGTTTGCCGGTTTCGGCATCAGTCCCGCACAATCTTACGAAGATCTGGGCTGGAACGACATGGGTACAGAGC
This genomic stretch from Sphingomonas paeninsulae harbors:
- a CDS encoding SPOR domain-containing protein, yielding MKSISLLLLVGALIATPALADTNNGDLAWQNGDYATAINEWRPLAIAGDPDAQVHLGQAYQLGRGVPLDLKLAEDWFRRAAQQGSDGGKDNYGLVLFQTGKRAEAMPYIEDAAGRGNARAQYILGTALFNGDMIAKDWPRAYALMTRASVAGVPAAKTSLAQMDKYIPLDQRQRGLALAGAFEAHASRDAISAAPATQHPHISVENLLASRPAVGAPEVRQSKSAIETAAPASVGIKPAVAKSAVNKPEAPQTPVTPPSGNWRVQFGAYSDEAKARALWPALRERIPALRPYSAFAIKAGPLTRLRAGPLISRAAAEKLCTSVRASGQTCIPIAP